DNA from Brassica napus cultivar Da-Ae chromosome C4, Da-Ae, whole genome shotgun sequence:
GTGAGGAAGAAAAATACATAGAGCACAAGATGGAAAGACAAGACATAATTCCTCCTACGTTAAGCCTAGACGTCGAAAACAACGACAAGAccttctcttcttttgttgatGAAACCCTAATGATGATGCCTTCGTTAGCACTTCCTGGAGAAGTAGagccttcttcatcttcttggtgTCCAACGAGTTTTCATATGCCTACGCAGCCCCCTGAGAATGATCAAATCGGGGatcaagggaagaagaaagataagagatCGAGGAAAGTTCCAAGGATTGAGTTTCATACGAGGAGTGATGATGATGTTCTTGATGATGGTTATCGTTGGAGAAAGTATGGCCAGAAATCTGTCAAGAACAATGGCCATCCAAGGTGCGTACTAACACATTCATATCCTTGAATTTGTATATGTTCATGCATCATATATAAACACATGCATGTATATATGTGAATCGATAACGTTATTAAAGTATATATCCAACACATGGAATGCTTGACCAAAAAATCTTCATGGCCTGAAAACATTATAGCTAAACAACCGGCAGGATTTAGTTTTGTCTTAACACTAAACGATACCTATAGACAAAACCgtttagttttgtttatttttttctataagatAGTGGTTTTCATATACACTATATGAAGATACATCTTTTCGACTTGTATGGTCATACAAAGatagagtaatttttaataaattaataatggtagaaatatactattttattgttgtaatgtaaagttattaattaaagaaatatttttagcttttatttttaaaatattttatatttaagtaaagaaacatttgatttttaaaattaaattattttatattttatgtatattgaTTTCTAGAACACAAATACGTTTTTGATTGACATATAATTCattttattgaaaaaacaaacaataaaatattctatgtatccttataaaaaaaatttatatatatttactaattaattatgtttttaatgatcatatatttactattattttatcCAATTGTATATACTAGTCTAAATCGTAAAcggttttttttattaatttatcaaatattaatttacagaATTTATACTGTACTATCATAACTCTTATCTAAAGTGGAGAgtcttattataatatattggtTGATATACGGATGTATGGAAATTATGAGCACAACAAATGATTCATTTATCATATGAAATATAATCTAAACAGTAGATCAAAccacaaaaattaattatttgtcACAAAATGCAGGAGCTATTACAGATGTACGTACCACACATGCAACGTGAAGAAACAAGTGCAAAGATTAGCAAAAGATCCAAAAATCATCGTAACAACTTATGAAGGCATTCATAACCATCCTTGTGAGAAACTCATGGAGACTCTTAATCCTCTCCTCAGACAGCTCCAGTTCCTCTCCAGTTTTTCTAATCTTTGAGTAATTATGTCAATTTAATACTTCTGTTGTAATTAATGTAAAGCTGATTATGGTTCTAATCACACCCGCTACCCAACATCTCCCAGAGAGAAAAGTAtatagaacaaaacaaaaatgtaacaGTTATGATTGTTTTGTTCAGATCTATTGATTTATTTGTCTGCGCTTGGTAAGATTTGTTGATTTTAACTAGCTTCAATTTGGCATGTACCTTCAAATCTAAGtcttacataattaaatatagaTTTCATACATTGATCCACCTCAACTAATTAGGAAgctatttgaaaaataaagacTGCTCCTAAGATTCGCCATTTGTGGGATCGTTGTGTGGAATACAACAGTACTGCCaacatttatttgttcttcatcATAACAAGTTAGCATAAAACTAAATACCCCCAACTAAAGACCAAGTCCATGAAATGCGCATAGTGATGATAAGTCACAAAAGCTCATTCTGATAGAGTTGTCTGTCCTAATTAAGCATTAACTTTCCCTTGTTCTAGCCTCTCAAGATCTCCATGGTGCTGTCGGTCCAGAAGGCCTCGTGAAGGCCGGAGGGGCGGTTGAAAAAGGCGGCTGAGTCTGAGATGTATGAACAGGTGGTGTCTGCGCCGGTTGTGAACCGTGAAGCCTAGTCTGAGACTGTTGGGTAGGTCGGATGATCATGTGGTCAAGAGCAGGGGAATATGAACCGGGCGTAATACTGCCTCGCATCCTTGGACGCCAGTTGGTTGAATCAGGAGTAACCGAGTCCACATCCATTAGGTCACTGATTCGGGAAACTAATTGAACAGGGGGACTGCTCGGGCGCTGCGTCTGAGTGGTTACATGGCCACTGTTTAGACTTCTCACAAAATAACTGTTAGGCTGGCCAGAGAGTACTCTAGGGATACGCGGAGGCTGAGCCAAAGATGAAACATTCCCAGGAGACTGGCTCGTAACTTGAACTGGTTGCCTCCGGCTCTGCAAGAAAgacatatcatcaacatatGAATACTCACTTGAGAGGAGAAAGTAGAATCCTCAAACGGATACACTAACCTGTGATGAACTTGTCATTAAAGGTCTCTGACTAGAGATTCCATTAAGATATGTTCCGGCGGGAGTAACAGGCGAAGCATGAACCTGGGAGAGTTGAGGAGATGGAAAGACGGTGGAAGTAGTAGCTGGTGTCTCTCCTGGAGATGGTACCTGTGAGAATGACGCAGGTACAGGTGTTGGATCTTGAGGCATTGGTATTTGAGAGTATTCTTGACCAGTTCCAGTACTCAACTGATCTAGCATCACCTGGTCAAGTGATATCACATCAGAGAAATTAAACACAGCGCAGTAATCTTCGGCTGCAGGATCTTTGCTTCCGTTGTTGTTATTAGATTGACCCTGAGCATCTGCAAGGTGGGGCTTCTGGTCCACAACCTTGTTGGTGTTACCAAATAGTTCAATATCAGCATCATTCTCATCATCCCCAGTAAGATCTAAGACAACTGGACCGGCATTGAACAAGCTATTTGGGTCTTCAAGATCATGGATTACATCACGAACAGGTTCCTCGTTCCCATTATTTTCCCTTCCAACCTTCCATGTGCCACCAGCATGGATGATTACATCAGCAGCCTTATGCCCCGCTTCTTTTAATATCTGAGAGCATATGATATGGGACGAGTTATATCTATATTAAGATGCAAATACAAAAATGCAGCTAGCAAGCAGTAAGCAAATCACAGCACAGAGAGATACTTGCCTTGACCATGTTTTGATCTAAACGGATCTCTGGGTAGGAAACAGGTTGATTGCAATGAGGGCAGCGCCAGGATGGTTTTCTCATGTTTATGTAGACATAATTCGAGAAATCAAAACACTGCAGCAGAACAAAAATAGCTATATTACTAACAAAGATTGAGAGAATCACACAGTGTCTTCAGAAAGAGTCTTTCAACTCTGTAGTTATCAAAATCCTAGATCACCTGAAGATGTTTACAGAACTGGCCCTTGACTGGAAGCTTTATTCGGCTGTGACTGTTTTAATATAAGACTAAAATTAACGACCAAAGACAATCATAACACAACAAagtagtaaataaaaaaaaggcaAAAGTAGTACCTGATAGGACATCTGAGAGATACTCGTGATGGCCCCTCAATGATGTCAGAATCTAtatacaaaccaaaaaaaatcattaaggATTTGCAgtgcataaaaaaaatcattactcTCATCTTATGATCTTGAATTACCTGGAGTTGACTCTACAGCTCCGGACTGAATGTACTCTTTAAGAACTGGTTTTTCAGGTGGCAGTGCTGTTCCCGTAAAAGCGATTACAATGATGTAATGGCCCTTGGAATCTCCCATAACTTGTAAGAGGTTTGTTCCATATTTGAGGATGGCAGTAACATTTGTTGGGAGTTGAGGCCCCGAATCCTGAATAGAAATAAACattgacaatatatatatataactagttCAGATAACAAAATTCCATTAAGAACTAATTGCACACACCATTGAGATGTTAACTCTCTTGTCCACCACCTTTCCATTTAACATGAAGCTGCAATTGTGGTACAAAGGCCATAGAAGTTAAATAGAATCATATTTGGTGTCACTGACGAAAAATAGCAAAGTCTTTTGTCTTACCTGACTTCCTGAGGATTTATAAGACAGGCAGACGTGTCTATGTTGTCTGTCTGGACGACAAATAGCCGCTGAAGAGCAAACAATAATGTGGAGTAAGTGAAACCATATGCTAACCAAAACGCACAGAGAAAATGAAATATagattcaaaatttatattaaagaaagGACTGATGGATAAAATGCAAGCTAACAGTCAGTAAGTAAAATACATGAACATAACAACC
Protein-coding regions in this window:
- the LOC106446304 gene encoding probable WRKY transcription factor 24, whose translation is MERQDIIPPTLSLDVENNDKTFSSFVDETLMMMPSLALPGEVEPSSSSWCPTSFHMPTQPPENDQIGDQGKKKDKRSRKVPRIEFHTRSDDDVLDDGYRWRKYGQKSVKNNGHPRSYYRCTYHTCNVKKQVQRLAKDPKIIVTTYEGIHNHPCEKLMETLNPLLRQLQFLSSFSNL
- the LOC106446271 gene encoding E4 SUMO-protein ligase PIAL2-like → MSSTSKTVRPVDGTGLPEKAAAALVNSFRLASVTQRLAFHIQAGSKSDVKEFQICCISLAKGIDFAIANNEIPKEVENLPSLLKQVCMYINDVYTKTAVMVLMISVKHACKLGWFPDSEGQELIALADQMKNGFGTPENTSLAIQSPGGTLSQIMERFYPFVKLGHVLVSLQVKAGYTILAHDFHISKNMPHSPKERIRLFVVQTDNIDTSACLINPQEVSFMLNGKVVDKRVNISMDSGPQLPTNVTAILKYGTNLLQVMGDSKGHYIIVIAFTGTALPPEKPVLKEYIQSGAVESTPDSDIIEGPSRVSLRCPISHSRIKLPVKGQFCKHLQCFDFSNYVYINMRKPSWRCPHCNQPVSYPEIRLDQNMVKILKEAGHKAADVIIHAGGTWKVGRENNGNEEPVRDVIHDLEDPNSLFNAGPVVLDLTGDDENDADIELFGNTNKVVDQKPHLADAQGQSNNNNGSKDPAAEDYCAVFNFSDVISLDQVMLDQLSTGTGQEYSQIPMPQDPTPVPASFSQVPSPGETPATTSTVFPSPQLSQVHASPVTPAGTYLNGISSQRPLMTSSSQSRRQPVQVTSQSPGNVSSLAQPPRIPRVLSGQPNSYFVRSLNSGHVTTQTQRPSSPPVQLVSRISDLMDVDSVTPDSTNWRPRMRGSITPGSYSPALDHMIIRPTQQSQTRLHGSQPAQTPPVHTSQTQPPFSTAPPAFTRPSGPTAPWRS